A single Pseudomonadota bacterium DNA region contains:
- a CDS encoding TolC family protein has protein sequence VAQYEKTIQTAFREVADTLAVRGTVEEQLLAQQSLVDALAATYRLANARYTKGIDSYLGVLDAQRSLYAAQQGLVATRLSLITNLVTLYKVLGGGNCASGP, from the coding sequence GTGGCACAATATGAAAAAACCATCCAGACAGCCTTCAGGGAAGTGGCTGATACCTTGGCTGTCAGGGGTACGGTTGAGGAGCAGCTATTGGCGCAGCAATCCCTGGTGGATGCTCTTGCAGCAACCTACCGCCTCGCCAATGCACGTTATACAAAGGGGATTGATAGTTACCTGGGTGTCCTTGATGCGCAGCGCTCCCTCTATGCAGCACAGCAGGGGCTAGTTGCCACCCGCCTCTCCCTGATCACCAATCTGGTGACGCTTTACAAGGTGCTGGGTGGGGGTAATTGTGCCAGCGGGCCATAG